Proteins co-encoded in one Papaver somniferum cultivar HN1 chromosome 5, ASM357369v1, whole genome shotgun sequence genomic window:
- the LOC113280739 gene encoding NDR1/HIN1-like protein 10, with protein sequence MGRMGWSVCTCSCLLIVGGIVCLIVFLEVVPYKHMKFHVIDASLTEFYLTNDDMLQYNLSVNISIRNSNKIERISYHRFRAHPSCYGKDLDLVPLTSFQQGTKNTTLFHHVFQGKTMLKLRGSQLRDFNNDQRDGSYSIYVYLYLETDLKHAGGGKSGFKVLKAKCGLFRLHLLGSSSFSNNQSRIGGLFQAKRCEVSAGGHKDDSYTYY encoded by the coding sequence ATGGGGCGTATGGGTTGGAGTGTTTGTACGTGTTCTTGCTTGCTCATCGTCGGAGGGATTGTATGTCTAATCGTATTTTTAGAAGTCGTCCCATATAAACACATGAAATTTCATGTCATTGATGCTTCATTAACAGAGTTCTACTTAACTAATGATGATATGCTTCAGTATAATCTGTCGGTAAACATCTCTATCAGGAATAGTAACAAGATAGAGCGTATTTCTTATCATCGTTTTCGCGCTCACCCTTCCTGTTATGGTAAGGATTTGGATTTGGTACCTTTGACGTCTTTCCAGCAAGGCACTAAGAAtacaacattatttcatcatgtattTCAAGGAAAAACCATGCTCAAATTACGGGGTTCTCAACTTAGGGATTTCAATAATGATCAGAGGGATGGGAGTTATAGCATTTATGTATATCTCTACCTTGAAACCGACTTGAAGCATGCTGGTGGTGGAAAAAGCGGCTTCAAAGTTCTCAAAGCCAAATGCGGATTATTCAGACTTCATTTGTtgggttcttcttctttttcaaataATCAATCAAGAATTGGAGGCCTATTTCAGGCTAAGAGGTGCGAAGTATCTGCCGGTGGTCATAAGGATGACAGTTATACTTATTATTGA
- the LOC113280740 gene encoding NDR1/HIN1-like protein 10, producing MGNGRFGVYCGCSCLLIIIGGVSCLIVFLNILPFKAIKFHIIDASLTEFYVTNDDVLHYNLALNISVRNSNKMDRMSYHGIRSNPSCYGRDLASISWPSFRQGTKNTTLLYPVFQGQTLFKLQGSHLRDFNNDQRDGICKMNVNLYLTVQVKHAGGDKGVKLPLTVNCGLMSLHLSGSSSSSNNQTRIGGLFKLTRCKANGPSA from the coding sequence ATGGGGAATGGACGTTTTGGTGTATATTGCGGTTGTTCTTGCTTGCTCATCATCATCGGAGGAGTTTCATGTCTAATCGTATTTTTAAACATCCTCCCATTTAAGGCTATAAAGTTTCATATCATCGATGCTTCATTAACAGAGTTCTACGTGACCAATGATGATGTACTTCATTATAATCTCGCATTAAACATCTCTGTCAGGAACAGTAACAAAATGGACCGCATGTCATATCATGGTATTCGTTCTAATCCTTCCTGCTACGGCAGAGATTTGGCTTCCATTTCTTGGCCGTCTTTCCGGCAAGGCACTAAGAATACAACATTACTATATCCTGTATTTCAAGGACAAACCTTGTTCAAACTTCAAGGTTCTCATCTTAGGGATTTCAATAATGATCAGAGAGATGGAATTTGTAAGATGAATGTAAATCTCTATCTTACAGTCCAAGTGAAGCATGCTGGTGGTGATAAGGGTGTCAAACTGCCTCTCACAGTTAATTGTGGATTAATGAGTCTTCATTTgtcgggttcttcttcttcttcaaacaatCAAACACGAATTGGTGGCTTATTCAAACTAACAAGGTGCAAGGCAAATGGTCCATCAGCTTGA
- the LOC113278575 gene encoding NDR1/HIN1-like protein 10, whose protein sequence is MGDCCYGSCFLVICRWVSGLLILMGGIICIVVFLEVLPYDNMKFHVIDASLSEFYLTNDDILHYNLAVNISVRNSNKIERISYHAIRSNPSCYGKDLASISLPSFWQGTKNTTLLHSVFQGQTSVKLQGTNLRDFNDDRRDGSYSIYVYLYLTTRLKYAGGGKSGGRDTVVRCGSFRLHLLGSSSSNNQTGLGGLFHTKRCDVYGADN, encoded by the coding sequence ATGGGGGATTGTTGTTATGGTTCATGTTTTTTGGTTATATGTCGTTGGGTTTCTGGCCTTCTCATCCTCATGGGAGGAATTATATGTATAGTCGTATTTTTAGAAGTCCTCCCATATGATAACATGAAGTTTCATGTCATTGATGCTTCCTTATCAGAGTTCTACTTAACCAATGATGATATACTTCATTACAATCTTGCAGTAAACATCTCTGTTAGGAATAGCAATAAGATAGAGCGTATTTCTTATCATGCTATTCGCTCTAATCCTTCTTGTTATGGGAAAGATTTGGCTTCCATTTCTTTGCCGTCTTTCTGGCAAGGCACCAAGAATACAACATTACTTCATTCTGTATTTCAGGGACAAACATCGGTCAAACTACAGGGTACTAATCTAAGGGATTTCAATGATGATCGGAGGGATGGAAGTTATAGCATTTATGTATATCTCTACCTTACCACCCGATTAAAGTATGCTGGCGGTGGAAAGAGCGGTGGAAGAGATACTGTAGTTAGATGTGGATCATTCAGGCTTCATTTGTtgggttcttcttcttccaataaTCAAACAGGTTTAGGAGGCTTATTTCACACTAAGAGGTGCGATGTATATGGAGCCGATAATTAA
- the LOC113280741 gene encoding NDR1/HIN1-like protein 10, translating to MKFHVNDASLAKFYITNDDILHYNLAINISVRNSNKIESISYQGIRSEIFCYGKDLALVPLPSFRQGTKNTTLLHPVFQGQTSLKLQGSHLKDFSFDQRDGSYSIYVYLYLTTQLKHAGGGKSGKSDFIVKCGLFRLRLLGSSSLDNQTGIGGLFKTRRCKLNADRDDTDYNHY from the coding sequence ATGAAGTTTCATGTTAACGATGCTTCATTAGCAAAGTTCTACATAACTAATGATGATATACTTCATTACAATCTAGCAATAAACATCTCTGTCAGGAACAGTAACAAGATTGAGAGTATTTCTTATCAAGGAATCCGCTCTGAAATTTTCTGTTACGGTAAGGATTTAGCTTTGGTTCCTTTGCCATCTTTCCGGCAAGGCACTAAGAATACAACATTACTTCATCCTGTATTTCAGGGACAAACCTCGCTCAAGCTCCAAGGTTCTCATCTTAAGGATTTCAGTTTTGATCAGAGAGATGGAAGTTATAGCATTTATGTGTATCTCTACCTTACCACCCAACTGAAGCATGCTGGTGGTGGCAAGAGCGGAAAAAGTGATTTCATAGTTAAATGTGGATTATTCAGACTTCGTTTGTtgggttcttcttctttagataATCAAACCGGAATTGGTGGCTTGTTTAAAACTAGGAGGTGCAAATTAAATGCCGACCGTGACGACACTGATTATAATCATTATTAG